The genomic stretch CACCGCCGCGGCGGCACAGAGGAGCAGGGCGCCGACGAGGAGGAGCCTCATGCCTGCTCAGCGCACGGAGGAGGGCGAGGAGGAGCAGATCGGCGGTGGCTCGCTTCGGAGCGCTCGAGTCCGAGTTCTTCCGCCTCGCTTCCCACACTGCAAAGCCGAGTGTATACTAGAACTTGCATTTTGCAGGCaggataaaaaaaaaatagcacGGTTTGTTTTGGGCCGAAAATTCATGGTCAGAAGTGTCTACAGTCGCGGGCCTGTTTTTAGGTCGAGTCCAAGACTAAGTGTCTAAGTGGGCCTTTCTTTAAAGGAAATATATAGACATTATCTCTCTCCACTTTTACGAAAATCTGATTTTTATTTTACCTCCTTGATCCTTGATCGGTTATAAACGGTTTTCAAAGACGGTTTTATctctttttatatttatttctaTTGAATATTTAAACAATCATAATAAACCAcagaaaattataaaatttaaaatgtAATTTTGTTGGATTTCACATAAATAGTTCTACACAATAAACATATAGAACATATTCGTTTGTCTAAAAAGTCATGACTGAatgtactgttcgctgatttgttgtgagataaAAACATTGTTGAATGTCTGTCAGTttcggcagataagctcaaggGAACAAGACCTAATATGGTGCACTTTAGTATAATTTTTTAGTGTAgttttagatctatgtttttctgtaattaattcatagctgtAATTTctttggtccaattgtggtgaattttttatgATGGACTAATCATTATATGCTTAAACTTTAGTAAAAAattatactcattggatcatgtataacttatttATAAATTTATAAGTACTTTTTAACAAGCATGCACCTAAATAACATGCTGCTGAAACTTTATATTATTTTATCAAGCATTTTAATAACCTCAAATATAAAACCTaaaaatctatatctatatccacATCAGCATCCACTAACACATCCAACTAACACATGTCATTATGTCTTCATTCAAGCTATTCACATTAGCAAAACCACATCATTTATTAATATACATTGCTACATTACCAACATCATACATATACATCTTCTGATTCTTAGTGATTAACACTCTTAACATATTTATATTCCTTCTTCATATCCGCGGCAACGCGCGGAAAATCCTCCTAGTATCCTATAAAGGCAAATTCCACTAAGCTAATTCTTTTGCACCTCCTTGCGCCACATCGTTATCCACTTCTTCTGCTGCCGCATACAATTAAGTGTCCACTCATAAATGGTTTTAGTAGTGGATGCAGCTACCTATACATAACCAAGCATGTATATTGCTAGAAATTATTCTCTCACGTGACCTCTCTTCCTCTTCAAAAACTGACtacaaaaactatatatagATAACTCGATAATAGGTTATATTTATATTCCTCCTTCATACCCGCAGCAGCGCGTGGAGAATTCTCCTAGttataaagttgtagatctcattaAAAGCTACCACTTTGATATAAAAGTATCTTCATTTGATctcataaaaaatattttttgagcATCTAACGTCCTTAAATAAAAGAAACtacaatttttatataaaaatcatTGAAgctttatgaattttctaaagtTTAGTCTTGTCAAGCCCGTGGGAGTGGTGCGATAAGGTTTTTCACATTGGGAACGCCATCCAACGTGGCATATTTTGCCGCGTCAACACATGTAGCACGACAGCGTTATTTGATCACACCAGTGAGACTAGCGTGACCAAAAGGGTTAGACCTGCAAAAAAAAGATGTGATTATTATTATTGAAATATTTAGTAAAAAggattaaaatataaaaaaccaAGTGCCATGTCGATATAATACCTATTGGCAAATTAGCACTCGTGTTCTTGCAGGAAATCTAATATAGCACATGAGAATTTGGCACTCTTGAAAATGAAGGACAATTCGAAGGGGGTGGCGACTAGTCTAAAAGACTGGAGCATGAATATTTTGGGAGATTTAAAAAAAGGTTGAAATCGGTAAAAAAAAAGGATTTGGAAGCATGCAGGAGATCGGTGATGAGTCGGTAGGAAAAGAAGTCATGTTGAGCTCCAAAGTTGATAGGCTCGAGGAGTAGCTTGATGTATAGTGAAAGCAAAGAATCATGTAAACTAGTCGGGATCTCCGTGCAGTTGCACGAGGTAACAACCATTGAGAAATAGTGGAAGACTTGTGGTATTGTTTATAAGCGTTTACAACCTAACGGGTACCGCCTATCGGGGATTGTACTATTCACGGATCTGATACTATTCGCAACTAACGGGTGTGCACTGTTCATTGGGCCCCTTACTGTTAAACATAACGGGTACGCACTGTTAATTGGATCCGTTACTATTTAGCATAATGGGCGTACTGTTCACTAGAGCATAACGAGTATACTTTCCACTGGATCCGTTACTGTTCTACTTAACGGGTGTACTGTGCACTGGATTAGTTATTGTTAATGTACATCACTTCTGTTCAAAGAGAATGGGAGTTGGGTGGAGGATGAAGAGGAGAAGGAATTTATTACTAACCATTTGTGTACCTTTTTAGGTCAAGTGTTCTTGTGTctcataataggattcatatctCCTTCTCCATGTTGTCTTCGTGTGTTACTAATAACATGAATGAACGTCTGATAAAGGAGTTCACCTTCGATGAAGTAAAGAGGGCGTTGGACTCCACTGTTGACTTGAAAGCACATGAACCAAACGGCTTGTCAATGATTTTCTTCAAGAAATTTTGAGATGTGGTCGGCGTGGGAAGTTGTCTATGGAGGTTTCAAAAGTGTTGAATGGGGCAAGAGGGCGTGGAATGACACTTCCATAGCTCTCATCGCGATAGTAAGTAAGCCAGAAAAGTTACTGATTTGTGACCCGTTAGCCCTTTGTAATGTTTGTAGAAGGTGGTGTATAAGGTGCTTGCAATCAGCTCAAACCATGGGACTGCCTCAAATAGAACTTGCCCGAGATCATAACTCTGAATCAGAATGCATTTGTTCCTGGGAGATTAATTTCATATAATATTCTCTTTACATATGAGCTCACTTACTACCTGCTGAATAAAAGGAAGGGGTGCATGAGACACGCAACCATTCAACTTGACATGAGCAAGACTTATGATAGGGTGGACATTATGAAAAGATGGGTAAGATGGGTTTTGCAGAATAATGAAATAGTCTGATAATGGATAtgtcacttcagtctctttcaaGTCAAAGTAAACGTTGATCTATCCCGTTGTTTTAACCAAAAAGAGGGCTGAGGCAAGGGGATACACTATCACCCTATCTCTTCCTCTTATGTGCGGAGGGCTTTTCTGCATTGCTGAATAGAGCAAAATAAGGCGGTCTCACCTTTTTTTTGCCAATGACTCTTTGGTCTTGGTTCATGCAAGGAGGCTATGCAGCTACAACACATTCTTGATCTATATGAATGATGTTCAGACATATGATTGATAGGTCCAAGTCAGCAATCCTCTTGAGCACTAATATTAGAACAAAAAACACAGATGACATGCTTAAGAACTTTTAGATGTTGATCTATGATTGTGAGAACTATGTGTTTGTGTGTGTGATAGAGACTAGAACTATATGTCTATGATGCTATGTGTCATTTGTGAGAACTACGAAAATTGTTGTTAACCTGACATGTTTGTGAGAAGTGAAAATTATGTGTGTGGGTGTGCGCGCGCATGTTTGTTTTCATGTTAGAGTTATCCTTTTTGTGATAATTGTGTTGGATCATTGGATGCATCAATGGACTATATCAACTATTCATAGTTGTCTATCTATTTTTGTTTGTGGTAGTATGTTTGCAAGTTGCTGTTGCAAAATTGGACTAAGTTGTTGTGTAATTTTGTATTCTTTACTATATTGCTAGGAATATATTAATCTATGGTTATATACATGTTGTTAAAGTTGTTTTTATAAATATAGTACAAAAACTTGTAGTCCCGTGTAAAACATTCTGTACACATCATGTCCACGTCTAAACGATACGCGAGGCCTTGCCAACCATGTACCACTTAGAAAAACACTAATTTTGCCTATGTGGCATGTCTTTAAATTTGGAACGTATAAAGTAGTATCATAGGTCTGTGaatgtcatatatatatatatatatatatatatatatatatagagagagagagagagagagaggcacatGATAAGTGACATTTGTATTTTTGTGACACGAATGTCACATATTATTGAATCGTGACACAAATTTTAGATATTATGACATAAAGGAAATGACATAGAAGGACATATGTGTTGTAGTGGACTTGTGTAACCATCTTGTCATATGTTCCAATATATCTTGGAATTAGACTCTGTATCACGTCTTCTATTCTAATACATCTGGTAACCAGACTCTAAGTTATGGTTAGATGCTTGCACATCTAAGTCATATTTGTATGGGTCTTAACTCTTAAGTCTCGGATGAAAGACGGATGGATGACATAGCGTTTCTacttttaatattattattattatagggtgtattttttctactcatgTGAGTAGTTACTTCCATCTTCAATAAATCACATTATTAAGTATGTATGATACATATTTATCTGTTTGAGTTATACttatttttaaatatttcaaattatttgatatattattATAATACCATTATAACCATATATTGCATACTTGATGTATACACCCTAAATCTAGAGCATAGATAGACATTATCACCCtaattatttttaatatattaggAAGTAATTTCTCATATATAGACTTAGATAAGCATTGCATTAATAGGAAGCCCATGAGCTTACACAACTTGGCCTAGATCAATTAGAAAATCCCAGCTATCGGGCTTACCCGcttgtctgaaaagtcatgattgaaagtactattcgctgatttattatgagaaaaaaaacaCTGTTGTTTGACAGAAAAATACGGCTTTATAAAACAAGCAAATGGAGCTAGATAGATACAAAAACAACCGTTTTTGATTTATTCATTATTGGTCTCGGGGAGTACAGATGATGACACATGTACGTACCCACATGCTTAATTCTAACTTAGCTATTGAACCTCCAACTAGCTAGGATTGATCACAAACTACTATACTAGTACTTGAAAACTAACACGATGCAAGTACATTTACATGCATGCTAGGCTTATGGGTTGTCATTTCCACGAGATGAATTAAATTAATTTAGATCATGTTTCCTTCATATGTAAACTAAGTAGTATTTTATATGCAAAATTATGGTGTGATAAACATGCGTATAATACGTTATAGGTCTATACACGACTATACGTGTTGTGCAGGTTGTACAAGCAGGGAGGCAGCAGCAGCTCATCAGTGCGGGTTCCGCGGATCGTGGCGGCCGTTGGGGCCGGACCCCGGGTAGTCCTGAGTCTGCAGCAGCCCCGCCCTCCTGGCGGCTGCTGTATCCATCGTCTCCTCGTCGTCGGCGACGAGGTCACCTCCCAATCCCAGCACGGCGGCCTCCTCGTCCCCCGTCGTCGGCAACACctgtccaccaccaccaccaccggcgTAGGTGTCGTCGGCTGGTGTCTCCCTCGGCAGCAGAGCCCTCCGGTTGCCTGCCGCTgcaaggaggaggagaagaaaacACAGGGCAAAGATCAGCAGCATGGCCTCCGGCGAGAGGTCCGGCGGGCCGAACAGCTCGAGCAAGCCGTACAAACcgtggacgaggaggaggcaggAGAGCACGGCCAGCACTAGCAGGATggcggagacggagacggacaccttcctcgccgtcgtcgccatGGGTatgcactatatatatatgcagtgAGCAGCGTATATATAACTGTATATGGATCACAAGCTAGCTAGCTCAGAACTCAAGAGATTTGCTTGATTATTTATCTCTCCCTCTCGATCCCTCCCTGTTTTTGTAGCGAGAGATTGCTAGCTAGAGAAGAAATGCAAGCAGATAGCCTTATAGTCAGTTCTCTAGAGAGATGGATATGTGGGGCTTTATATAGCCAGCTGACTGACGCAGGGATTTTATTAATACTTGAAAACTTAGTAATATACTAGTACTTGAAAACTAGTAACTACTTGAAAACTAATAAAAGTTTATTACTAGTAACTACTAATACTAATCAAGGGCCGTGTCACATCAAATGTAGGTCAAAGGAGCACATTCTGTGTTGCTTAGAAATTGCCGGTAAGGCCGGAAGAGGAACGACATATACAGGCATGCAAAAGCTCTCCGGTTCTTTTTGGCGCGAGCGAAAAGCTAGGTGACGGCGCAAGGCCATGCTGCAGCACCAGAAAATGTGCGGTGGGGTCACGGCCACGCGTGTACCTACCTACTGCGTTCTGCGTAGGTGGACGTGCATGCACGCAGCTTCGCACCACCGGCGGCAGGCAGTGTCTGGCATCCACTTCGCTACCGGCACTAGCTACGCACTGCCACTGTTTGCGCCGCCCGCcgtgatcgatcgatcgatctcgTCGGGTGCGAACGGGATCTCTAGCAGAGCTGCTACCACCGATCGGCCATGGCCGGGTTCGGTCGGATCGGATCCACCAAGGAAATAAAGCAGATCGATCGAGAGAGAAATGGATCGGAGAAAATATCACACGTCTTCAACGCCGGCTGATCCCGCTGATTTCTGCTACGGCCTACGGCAGTGCTAGCTAGTGGGACTGGGACACAAGATCGACCTCATTTTCGATCCACTGATTTTTGCTACGGCGGCAGTGCTGGTGGGACTGATCATGCATGATCAAGACACAGATCGACCACGTTTTCGATCGGCCTGCACTTTGATCTTCGGCACATAAAGGTGTCAAGGCGTTGTTATGCTGGATCGGATTGAAGTACAATTACCACCAAGTATAAGCCAAGATTTGTCGGTAGCACTATTTGCCCAGCTGCATGCTGGAAAGGCGAGGACTCCTCTCGAAGGTTGGCTAGAGAGAGGTTTTCATGGAAAATTACCGGATGTTTGGTCATAAAGAACGTGATGGGGTGAGCCGGAGAGTTCAAGTCAACTCCTGGTTGATCTATATTCGAAATATAGAAAtaattttcaaaagaaaactcACTATATATTTCCATTTTTAAAATTAGTAATAAAAAAATTGTGTAACCATGTTCTTATTGAACTATACAATACATAATATAACCATGAAAACAACAACCACTACTACAATAAACTTAACGGAGACGGttgttttatatttttagaGGTAGGCAAAGGCAACCGCGTCCAGCTCCAATGAAAGGTCTCCGTTAATCCGTGACCTACGGAGGCGGTTGCTTTGCCCGCCTCCATAAATCAAACatggaaaacaaaaaaaaagaaaaacccaTAGATAGCCCCGCTAAGCCCATCCAGGGGCCCACTAAGCCCATCCACGGGTGCTGTCACTGTAGCTACTCGCCATAACCTAAAATGCGTGCACCAACAGCATCTTGCCTCACACCGTCGGGATCTGGCTTCGAATCGCCGGATGGAGTTGCT from Sorghum bicolor cultivar BTx623 chromosome 3, Sorghum_bicolor_NCBIv3, whole genome shotgun sequence encodes the following:
- the LOC8074537 gene encoding uncharacterized protein LOC8074537 is translated as MATTARKVSVSVSAILLVLAVLSCLLLVHAAGNRRALLPRETPADDTYAGGGGGGQVLPTTGDEEAAVLGLGGDLVADDEETMDTAAARRAGLLQTQDYPGSGPNGRHDPRNPH